The Benincasa hispida cultivar B227 chromosome 11, ASM972705v1, whole genome shotgun sequence genome has a segment encoding these proteins:
- the LOC120091457 gene encoding probable O-methyltransferase 3, translated as MEDELFLEAQAHIWNHTLKYINSMSLKCVVELGIPDIIHNHGQPMSLSQLVEALHIHPSKSQPLARLMRLLVHSGFFSQTQQQLVTKYGLTPSSRLLLRRNTTTTTTIETLPFLVLILHQAMMAPWESMSSWLRSEEYGSAFEMVNGKSVWKYIGDEPDFGSLFYQTLVYDSQLIGKLVKRPECREVFDGVKSMVDVGGGEGIVAKAIEEAFPHINCIVLDLPYQTTKDLNVIGGGNLFEPIQIPPTDAVLLVSVLHKYNDEEIIRILKNCKDAITNSNEGGKVIIIEAVLEKEKQMEHKESIETELCGDVLMMATFNTTKRNEKEWKTLFLAAGFSHHKITSFLGLRSLIQLYP; from the exons ATGGAAGATGAATTATTTCTTGAAGCTCAAGCTCATATTTGGAATCACACATTGAAATACATTAACTCCATGTCTTTGAAATGTGTTGTTGAGTTAGGCATACCAGACATTATCCACAACCATGGCCAACCCATGAGCCTTTCTCAATTAGTTGAAGCACTCCATATTCATCCCTCCAAATCTCAACCCCTTGCCCGCCTTATGCGTCTCCTCGTTCATTCCGGTTTCTTTTCTCAAACTCAACAACAACTAGTAACAAAGTACGGTCTCACACCGTCCTCTCGATTACTCCTCCGGCGCAACACGACGACAACAACGACAATCGAAACCTTACCATTTTTGGTTCTAATACTCCATCAAGCTATGATGGCTCCATGGGAAAGCATGAGCAGCTGGTTGCGTAGTGAAGAGTATGGGTCGGCCTTTGAAATGGTGAATGGGAAGTCAGTATGGAAGTATATTGGGGATGAGCCTGATTTTGGGAGTTTGTTCTATCAGACATTGGTGTATGATTCTCAACTGATTGGGAAACTTGTGAAGAGGCCGGAGTGTCGAGAGGTGTTTGATGGGGTGAAGTCTATGGTTGATGTTGGAGGTGGTGAAGGCATTGTGGCTAAAGCCATTGAGGAAGCCTTCCCACATATCAATTGTATTGTGCTTGATCTTCCCTACCAAACCACAAAAGATTTGAACGTCATTGGAGGAGGAAATTTGTTTGAACCAATACAAATTCCACCAACCGATGCAGTCTTACTCGTG TCAGTTCTACACAAGTACAACGATGAAGAAATCATAAGGATACTGAAGAATTGCAAAGATGCAATTACTAATAGTAATGAAGGTGGGAAAGTGATAATCATAGAGGCAGTGCTGGAAAAGGAAAAGCAAATGGAACATAAAGAATCAATTGAAACAGAGCTTTGTGGTGATGTGTTGATGATGGCTACTTTTAACACTACAAAGAGGAATGAGAAAGAATGGAAGACTCTCTTCTTAGCAGCTGGTTTTAGTCACCATAAGATAACTTCTTTCTTGGGTTTAAGGTCTCTTATTCAACTCTACCCTTGA